A single window of Dermacentor albipictus isolate Rhodes 1998 colony chromosome 1, USDA_Dalb.pri_finalv2, whole genome shotgun sequence DNA harbors:
- the LOC139052463 gene encoding uncharacterized protein: MNSFLFIALLGVASAHPGVRHRREAYLLPDGAELLLGSVKTTFKCPGDGYYADVDNDCKVFHICHDVLGPQGAADHEMQHFSFLCGNQTVFNQLSLTCAYEDDSVPCQNAKDFYYLNANIGDPTAEFLSDNDIQRAVPLVPTLKAHAAAAALSAGPAALSAGPARTAGPALSAGPALSAGPARTAGPVQGPPVPGPSPLLRAPTAGPPSRGPARGRGRGAAASEVKEVTVTAPPTTPQPAASTTLQEE, translated from the exons ATGAACTCTTTTCTGTTTATTG CGCTCCTTGGCGTTGCCTCGGCGCACCCTGGTGTGAGG CATCGCCGCGAGGCGTACCTGCTGCCCGACGGCGCGGAGCTCCTGCTGGGCAGCGTCAAGACGACGTTCAAGTGCCCCGGCGACGGCTACTACGCGGACGTGGACAACGACTGCAAGGTGTTCCACATCTGCCACGACGTGCTGGGCCCGCAGGGTGCCGCTGACCACGAGATGCAGCACTTCAGCTTCCTGTGTGGTAACCAGACCGTCTTCAACCAACTGAGCCTGACCTGCGCATACGAGGATGACTCGGTACCCTGCCAGAACGCCAAGGACTTCTACTACTTGAACGCCAACATCGGCGACCCCACCGCGGAGTTCCTGAGCGACAACGACATCCAGCGCGCAGTGCCGCTGGTGCCGACGCTCAAGGCGCACGCCGCAGCCGCCGCCCTGTCGGCTGGCCCCGCCGCACTGTCTGCTGGCCCCGCCCGGACGGCTGGCCCCGCACTGTCTGCTGGCCCCGCACTGTCTGCTGGTCCCGCCCGGACGGCTGGCCCCGTCCAAGGCCCACCAGTCCCGGGTCCGAGCCCACTTCTCAGGGCGCCTACTGCTGGACCCCCTAGTAGGGGTCCGGCTAGGGGTCGGGGACGCGGTGCGGCTGCATCGGAAGTCAAGGAAGTAACGGTCACGGCGCCGCCGACCACACCGCAGCCAGCGGCGAGCACGACACTCCAGGAGGAGTAG